One window of Deltaproteobacteria bacterium GWC2_65_14 genomic DNA carries:
- a CDS encoding XRE family transcriptional regulator, with the protein MAGKKREAVVAGTGNVFQDLGLADSEDRKLRVQLAVRLNKLIDEHRLSQAAVAKRFGVSQPHVSNLRNYKLSRFSSERLLRFITLLDRDIDIVIRPRDSAHEIGHVSVLFTV; encoded by the coding sequence ATGGCGGGAAAAAAGCGTGAAGCGGTCGTAGCCGGCACCGGAAACGTCTTTCAGGACCTCGGCCTTGCCGATTCGGAGGACAGGAAGCTTCGTGTGCAGCTCGCGGTTCGCCTGAACAAGTTGATCGATGAACATCGTCTCAGTCAGGCCGCGGTCGCGAAGCGGTTCGGTGTTTCGCAGCCGCACGTCTCCAACCTCAGGAACTACAAGCTGAGTCGTTTTTCGTCCGAGCGGCTTCTCCGGTTCATCACCTTGCTCGACCGGGACATCGACATCGTCATTCGCCCTCGCGACTCTGCGCACGAGATCGGGCACGTGTCCGTACTGTTCACGGTGTGA